gcggcagcggcagcggggccgccccgcggCTGAAGGCGGCGGGCGAGGGGGAGGCGGGCGCCCGGGACCCGCGGGACGCCTGGCAGGACTACTGCGCCCTGCTGGCCATCGCCAAGAGCCTGCTGGAGCTGAACAAGTACCGGCCGCTGCCCGCCCCCTCGGTCTGCAGCGACAGCCTCGAGAGCCCCGACGACGACGCCGGCTCCGACAGCGACGCGGCCACCACCGAGCCGGGCTCCAgcccgccccgcagccccgcgcccGGGCCGCCCCCGCGGGCGCCCCCCGACAGCGCCAGCGCCGCCGGCACCGCCACCAgcaccgccgccgcctcctcggCCGCTGCCGGCGGCGGCAAGGGGAAGCCGTCGGGCGAGAAGCGGCACAAGTGCCCGTACAGCGGCTGCGGCAAGGTGTACGGCAAGTCCTCCCACCTGAAGGCGCACTACCGGGTGCACACAGGTCAGCCGCGCCgggcggggcggccgcggggagcCGCGTGTCCTCGGGTGAACCCTGCCGGCAGCGccgcgccgccccccgccccgccccctcgcCCCGCCCGCCGCTTTCCGCCCGCTCCTTTCTTCCCTCGGCTTCCTTGCGTTTCCTTCGTTTCGTGTTGTTTGTCTCACGCCGGCCCTTCCCCGGGCAGCACCGAGGACAGGGGTCCCCCCCCGGGGGAGAACGGGGGGATGCGGGGGGAGCGTGACACCCCGAcacccaccccctcccctcccccggGGCGGTCTGCGGCAGCGGGGGGACGGGAACGGGGCTGCGGGGAAATGGGGAGGGTCCGGGGCATTTGGGGAAATGGGGTGCCCGGGGGTCGCAGCCAAGCCCCGtcggggggcggccccgctcccgcaGCGCCCCGCGCCCGGCCGCTGCCCTTGGCACGCCCCCGCCGGGGACACGGGAGGGGGCGGGCGGGCACCGGGGACACCGGCTCCcggggggcaggcaggaggggtcCAAGGGTCCTGTCCCGGCAGAGCGGCCCCGTCCCGGCTCGTCTCCCCCCCGCCGCCGTCGGGGACGGGCGCCCCGGGTGCCGCGGAGGGTGTGTCGGGGCGGCAGCCGCGTTATCTGCCGCGGCCGTGCTCGGTCGTGggcttttttccttattatttatttatttaatcaaaatttTTCGGCGTGCTTCAGCCCTTCGGTGCGAGGGGCTGAGTTCAAACAGCACCGCGCGTCCCAGCCGGGCTGCCCCACCGCCGCTCCCCGTGGACggcagggaggcagagggggGAGGCAACGAGCCCCCCGGCGGGGCTCACCGCGGTGCTTGGCACCGGTCTGCGCCTTCCCCGGACCCCGTCTGTCGGCGTGGAGCACGGAGCGAGGCTGCCTGCGAGGGGAGGGAGCTCCGAGGGCTCGGCTGTGCCGCGGTCGGACGGGAgcgggggctggcagggggccGCAGGGCGGTGCAGGAGCCGTGCCGGGGGCTGCTGGGTTTATCAGCGCGGGGACCCGAGCCCCGGTGCTCATTTGGGGGCTGGATGTAAGCGATGCCTTGCCAAAAATCTGGCTCTCGAGTGGCAAACGCAATGGACGGGTGCCGGTTCCACCTGCTGCCCGGTGCTCAGGTACCCACCCCGATCCAACCGGGGTATGGCTCTGGGTGAGGACGTGCAGGCTGATGCACAGCACTGCCCTAACAGCTCGCTGCAAGCAGCAGCGTTACAACAGGTACCCCTGGGGCTCCCCGTGCACCCCTCAGAGCAGGGGGCCAAGCCCCAAGCACGAGATGCCCGGGGCGGGCGCACGGCCGCGCCGCCGTGGCAGCCCTGTGTGATTAAGGACACTGCAAACATGCAGCAGTAATAAACTTTCAGAGCTTCCTAATGCGAGCAGTTAATTGGAGCCAACCGAAATGCTGAATGATACCGCTAATGCTAATTATCTTTATAGATGGCAGAACAATTCCTTAGCAACAGTGGGGCTTGATTGGATCGCCAGAGTTATTCATAGCGGTGTTTCTGCGGAGCACTAATACTCCCTCCTTCCTCAGTAccgttttcttcccttttttgtaTCAAgttatttctgtcatttctgaGCCTTTTGAATCGCTTCCATCGGGCAACCAAACTGCCTTCTTGCTGCTTTGCAGCCCTTGGTTGAAGTACATGCACAGCCGCTGGTGGAGGCTTCCTGGTCTTCAGCTTTCAGTACTTGTCCCCCAATCTCTCAATCCCAGGAAACGACTTCACTGTTTCTGTTCGCACCCATGAGCGTGTGTGTGGCAACACCTGTCTGTACTCGTGGACACTTCACTGAGCTGGTTAGaaagctctgctctgtgcagtgTAATATATTGGAACCTAAAAGCTCATGAGAATAACGTTGGTGAGCTAATGGAAAGCGAGACGTGAAATACCAAATGAAGGTAGAAGACCAAAAACTTGATACTCAGAGGTTGCAGGTCTGGATCTTATTAATCACACTTTAAACTTGCTGGTTCAAAGGCACCCctgacttcagaaacaaaaagtaTCCATCTTTGTCTTCTTGGAGTTTGAGCCTCTGAGTGTAGTTCAATTTCCAGAAGACCCAGGTCTACAAAGTGACCTTACCTTGGTCTCTGAAGTATCCATCCCGTCCCTCCTGGGACAGTGCTGTGGGAGCACGGGACATGCACACTCAGCTGAAATTTGCATGCAGTGGCAGGGATTGCAGGAGCGTCCTCTCCGCACAAGAGGGGGCATGACCACGCCTTGCAGATGTTCCCCTGGGGGCCTc
This region of Anas platyrhynchos isolate ZD024472 breed Pekin duck chromosome Z, IASCAAS_PekinDuck_T2T, whole genome shotgun sequence genomic DNA includes:
- the KLF9 gene encoding Krueppel-like factor 9, encoding MSAVAYVDFVAAQCLVSISNRAAAAGTGTGSGSGSGTGSGAGGGSGSGSGAAPRLKAAGEGEAGARDPRDAWQDYCALLAIAKSLLELNKYRPLPAPSVCSDSLESPDDDAGSDSDAATTEPGSSPPRSPAPGPPPRAPPDSASAAGTATSTAAASSAAAGGGKGKPSGEKRHKCPYSGCGKVYGKSSHLKAHYRVHTGERPFPCTWPDCLKKFSRSDELTRHYRTHTGEKQFRCPLCEKRFMRSDHLTKHARRHTEFHPSMIKRSKKSSSGSL